Genomic DNA from Nitratidesulfovibrio vulgaris str. Hildenborough:
AGCGGCGCAAGGCCCATCGACGGTTCATCAAGCAGCAGCAGTTCACAGTTGGTCATCAGCGCGCGCCCCACGGCAAGCATCTGCTGCTCACCACCTGAGAGGGTGTCGCTGCGCTGGTCGCGCCGTTCGGCAAGTCGCGGAAAGAGGTCGAAGATGCGGTCGAGGTCCTTCCCGATGGCGGGGTCGCTCCCGCGCGAGTAGGTCGCCAGCATCAGGTTCTCCATCACCGAAAGGTTGCCGAAGATATGCCGCCCTTCCGGTACGAGGGCGATACGCAGCTTGCGTACCACATCATGCGGCTCGACGTTCAGCAGCGACTGCCCCTTGTAGGTGATGTCGCCAGCCGAGACCCGCGGTGCCTCCGGCGGAGGCAGACGCATGATGGACTTGAGCGTCGTGGACTTTCCGGCGCCGTTGGCTCCGATAAGGGTGACGATCTCACCCTCGTTCACGTGGAACGTGAGGCCGTGCAAGGCCTCGATGTTGCCGTACCTGACCTTGAGGTTGTCTATGGAGAGCAGCATCAGATTGTATCGTCCCCCAGATAGGCCTTGATGACCACCGGATTCGTCTGGATCGTCTCCGGGGTGCCGTCGGCAATGGTGCTGCCGAAGTCGATGACCTTGATGCGCTGGCACAGCGACATCACCACCTTCATCTGGTGTTCGATCATCCAGATGGTGATGTCGAACTCGTCGTGAATCCAGCGAATGAGCCTGATAAGACCATCCACATCTACGGAATTGAGGCCCGCCGCAGGCTCGTCGAGCAGCAGCAGCTTGGGCTTCATGGACATGGCGCGTGCAATCTCGACCCTGCGCTGCATGCCGTAGGGCAGGTTGCGGGGCACCTCGTTCGCATACTCCTTGAGGTCCATGGCCTCGAGCATCTCCCAGGCGATGGCGTCGATGGCCTTCTCGCCTGCTGTGTAGCGCCGGGTACGCAGGAAGGCATCCCACAGGGTGTACCCCAGGCGGTGATGCTGTGCGATGCGGATGTTGTCGAGCACCGACAGGTCGTGCCAGAGACGGATGTTCTGGAACGTACGGGCGATGCCGAGCGCCGTCACCTGATGTGGACGCAGGCCGCGTGTGGGAGTGCCGTCGAAGGTGATGGAACCTTCCGTGGGCGTATAGAACCCCGAGGTGAGGTTGAACACCGTGGTCTTGCCCGCACCGTTGGGGCCGATGAGCCCCGCCAGTTCACCCGCTTCCAGCTCGATGTTGAAGTCGGAGACCGCCTGCAACCCGCCGAAGCGCTGCGTCAGTCCCTTGATTTCAAGTAGTGCCATGACCTCCCCCTATTTGAGCGTGTACCAGCGGCGCAGTTTCGGGAAGACGTCGGACAACTCGCGGTTGCCCATGATGCCCTCCGGTCTGAACTGCATGAGCAGAATGAGGATGAGCGGGATGATGACCCACTTCCATATCTGGCTCAGCTCATACCCGTCGGGGAGCAGCCCAACGCTGTGCAGTACCGAATCGAGACCGGGAATGACGAACCGCAACGACTCGATGAGCAGCGTGAACAGGATGGCGGACATCACCGACCCCGAAAGCGAGGCCATGCCGCCAAGGTAGACCATCACCAGCCCTTCGGTGGACTTGAGGATGTTGAAGGCCTGCGGGTTCACGTAACCGAAGATGTGCGCGTACAGCCCCCCCGCCACCCCGGCAAGACCGGAGGAGACCATGAAGGCCGTCAGCTTGATGTGGTTGGTGTCGACGCTCATGATTTCCGCCGCGACCTCGTCCTGACATACGGCGGAGATGCCCTTGCCGTAGGTCGAGGTCACAAGGCGGCGCAGCAGCCACAGTGAGAACAGCGTTCCCAGAAGCACCCAGATGAGCATCCACGGTATGTCTGCGAGGTCGCGCATACCGTTGATGACCTTCTTCATGCCATGAAAACCGCGCGGCCCTCCGATGAACTCGAGGTTCTCGATGAGCGAGATGACGATGTAGTTGGCCGCGATGGTGATGATGGCGAGATAGTCGCCACGGGTGCGGAACGAGGGCAGGGCCACCAGCAGGCCGAAGCCCGCCGCCACGAAGCCCCCGATGGCGATGACCACGGGGAACAGCAGCGGTGCGAGCTCAGGGGGGAGCAACGCGGCCCCGAGCAGCTTGTTGTTGGTGAACAGCGTCACGGAAAGCAGCGACGAGACATAGGCCCCGACGCACATGAACCCGGCATGACCGCACGAGAACTCGCCCATGTAGCCGTTCACGATGTTGAGGCTGGCGGCGAATATGATGTTGATGCCGATGAACATCAACACCGTCTCGGAGTACTGGTCGAGCACGCCGAACTGCGACAGGCCCACCACCAGCAGGCAGAGGGCCGCGAGCACGATGTTGAGGGTGTAGTTGCGCATGTCGTATCCCGTCGGGTGAGCGTTAGATCTTGGTGGTCTTCGCCACGCCGAACAGTCCGGTGGGCCGCTGCCACATGATGAAGAGCAGAATCGAGAAGGCGAACAGGTCGCGGAACGTGGAGGGGAAGACCGCCGCCACCATGATCTCGATGAACGCCAGCAGGAAGCCTCCGATGAACGCCCCGCGGATATCGCCTATGCCGCCCACGACGGCGGCGATGAAGGCCTTCCACCCCACCATGGCTCCCATGTAGGGATCGAGGATGGGGTACGACATGGCGAAGAGCAGCCCCGCAAGACCGGCAAAACCGGAGCCGAGCACGAAGGTGAAGACGATGATACTGTCGAGCGGGATACCCATGAGCGGCAGCGCGAACTTGTCCCACGCCACCGCGCGCATGGCCATGCCGATGCGGGTACGCGTGACGATGAACTGCAGAAGCGCGAAGACGAGAAAGGCGGTGACGATGACCATGAGCTTCAGGTTGGTCACCGAAACGGTGCCGATGGTGTACACCACCTTGTCGATCATCTCCGGCAGAGCCTTGCGGCTGGCGCCCAGCAGGGCGAGGTTGCCGTTCTCGAGCATGATGCCGCACATGAGTGCGGTGATGACCACATACAGGCGGTGGGCCCCCTTGCGGCGCAGGGGTCTGTAGGCCACCCGTTCGAGGGTGACCCCGACGCCTGCGGTCAGGACCATGGTCAGCGGCACGGTGAGGGCAAGGGCCATGGGCCCCGAAAGTTCGAAGAATCCCCCTATCTGCCCGAGCAGGATGGAGGCAACGAAGAACGAGATGTACGCGCCCACCATGAAGATGTCGCCGTGGGCGAAGTTGATGAGCAGAAGTACGCCGTACACCAGCGTATAACCGAGCGCGATGAGGGCGTAGAAACTCCCCCATTGCAACGCGTTGAATATGTTCTGGATGAACGTTTCCACTGTCGCCTGTCCCTCCGTGAAGCGCAGCCCCTGGCGCGGCGCGCGGGGGGCAATGGACGGGCGGCGCGCGATGCGCGCCGCCCCCTCGTGTCGATGCGGGTGTCGGCCGTTACGGGCAGACGGATTCGGTGAAGACGAACTCGCCCTTGTCGCTGATCTTGACGACAACGGCGCACTTGATGGGGTCGCCTTCGGCGTCGAACTTCATCTTGCCGGTGATGCCGTCGAAGGTGGTGATGGCCGAGATGTTGTCGCGGATGAGCTTGCGCATCTTGCGGACATCCTTCTCGACCTTGCCGCCGTTCTGGATGGCGGTCAGCACGATGCGGGTGGCGTCCCAGGTCAGCGCGGCCACGTCGTCGGGGATGTAGCCGTAGCGGTTGGTGTACTTGTCGATGAATTCCTTGGTGGCGCCGGTGGCACCAGCCGCGGCGTAGTGGGTCGAGAAGAACTGGCCCACGCAATCCTTGCCGCACAGGGTCATGAG
This window encodes:
- a CDS encoding ABC transporter ATP-binding protein codes for the protein MLLSIDNLKVRYGNIEALHGLTFHVNEGEIVTLIGANGAGKSTTLKSIMRLPPPEAPRVSAGDITYKGQSLLNVEPHDVVRKLRIALVPEGRHIFGNLSVMENLMLATYSRGSDPAIGKDLDRIFDLFPRLAERRDQRSDTLSGGEQQMLAVGRALMTNCELLLLDEPSMGLAPLLMYEMFRTLKQLNREGLTIVVVEQNARLALQVADRGYVLDTGEIVAEGSSEQLASDPEVKKAYLGG
- a CDS encoding ABC transporter ATP-binding protein; this translates as MALLEIKGLTQRFGGLQAVSDFNIELEAGELAGLIGPNGAGKTTVFNLTSGFYTPTEGSITFDGTPTRGLRPHQVTALGIARTFQNIRLWHDLSVLDNIRIAQHHRLGYTLWDAFLRTRRYTAGEKAIDAIAWEMLEAMDLKEYANEVPRNLPYGMQRRVEIARAMSMKPKLLLLDEPAAGLNSVDVDGLIRLIRWIHDEFDITIWMIEHQMKVVMSLCQRIKVIDFGSTIADGTPETIQTNPVVIKAYLGDDTI
- a CDS encoding branched-chain amino acid ABC transporter permease codes for the protein MRNYTLNIVLAALCLLVVGLSQFGVLDQYSETVLMFIGINIIFAASLNIVNGYMGEFSCGHAGFMCVGAYVSSLLSVTLFTNNKLLGAALLPPELAPLLFPVVIAIGGFVAAGFGLLVALPSFRTRGDYLAIITIAANYIVISLIENLEFIGGPRGFHGMKKVINGMRDLADIPWMLIWVLLGTLFSLWLLRRLVTSTYGKGISAVCQDEVAAEIMSVDTNHIKLTAFMVSSGLAGVAGGLYAHIFGYVNPQAFNILKSTEGLVMVYLGGMASLSGSVMSAILFTLLIESLRFVIPGLDSVLHSVGLLPDGYELSQIWKWVIIPLILILLMQFRPEGIMGNRELSDVFPKLRRWYTLK
- a CDS encoding branched-chain amino acid ABC transporter permease — protein: METFIQNIFNALQWGSFYALIALGYTLVYGVLLLINFAHGDIFMVGAYISFFVASILLGQIGGFFELSGPMALALTVPLTMVLTAGVGVTLERVAYRPLRRKGAHRLYVVITALMCGIMLENGNLALLGASRKALPEMIDKVVYTIGTVSVTNLKLMVIVTAFLVFALLQFIVTRTRIGMAMRAVAWDKFALPLMGIPLDSIIVFTFVLGSGFAGLAGLLFAMSYPILDPYMGAMVGWKAFIAAVVGGIGDIRGAFIGGFLLAFIEIMVAAVFPSTFRDLFAFSILLFIMWQRPTGLFGVAKTTKI